One Paenisporosarcina sp. FSL H8-0542 genomic region harbors:
- a CDS encoding NRAMP family divalent metal transporter, with amino-acid sequence MKTENKLKNTNRSLLLGAAFLMATSAIGPGFLTQTTVFTESLLASFGFVILISIIIDIGAQLNIWRIIAVSEKRAQDIANDILPGLGYFLAILIVMGGLAFNIGNIAGAGLGVNVLFGISAQTGAILSGILAIGIFVVKEAGKAMDKFAQILGFIMIALTVYVMFTASPPVGEAVVKTFVPDKIDILAIVTLVGGTVGGYITFAGGHRLIDAGVKGVDSLPEVNRSAVFAIVVTAIMRIALFLAVLGVVSQGLKLDPSNPPASVFQLAAGNFGYKIFGIVMWAAAVTSVVGAAYTSVSFIRTFHPWLEKHHQKIIIAFIAISTIVFVFVGRPVSILVLVGSVNGLILPIALGVMLIAAYKTKIVGDYKHPLWMTIFGIIIVIAMSIMGVYTLIEGIPQLFK; translated from the coding sequence TTTTAACTCAAACGACTGTCTTTACCGAATCCCTTCTTGCAAGTTTCGGATTCGTGATTCTGATTTCCATTATTATCGATATCGGCGCTCAGTTGAACATTTGGCGAATCATTGCCGTCTCTGAAAAACGGGCACAGGATATTGCAAACGATATATTGCCGGGCCTTGGTTACTTTCTTGCAATTTTAATTGTTATGGGTGGTCTTGCATTCAATATCGGAAATATTGCAGGTGCTGGTCTTGGAGTAAATGTTTTATTCGGAATCTCTGCACAGACGGGAGCCATTCTCAGCGGAATTCTTGCCATCGGTATTTTTGTTGTTAAAGAAGCGGGCAAAGCGATGGATAAATTCGCGCAAATATTAGGTTTCATCATGATTGCATTAACTGTATATGTCATGTTTACTGCATCGCCTCCAGTAGGAGAAGCTGTTGTGAAAACTTTTGTTCCAGACAAGATTGATATTTTGGCGATTGTAACATTAGTAGGGGGAACGGTAGGGGGTTATATCACCTTTGCCGGAGGTCACCGATTGATTGATGCAGGTGTCAAAGGTGTAGACTCGCTTCCTGAAGTGAACCGTAGTGCAGTATTTGCAATTGTAGTTACTGCTATTATGCGAATTGCCTTGTTCCTTGCCGTACTTGGTGTTGTGTCACAGGGGTTAAAACTTGATCCTTCTAATCCACCTGCATCTGTTTTCCAATTGGCAGCTGGTAACTTTGGTTATAAAATTTTCGGGATAGTAATGTGGGCAGCAGCAGTTACTTCCGTAGTAGGTGCGGCCTATACATCCGTTTCATTCATCCGTACATTCCATCCGTGGTTAGAAAAGCATCATCAAAAAATCATTATCGCGTTTATTGCGATTTCAACCATCGTCTTTGTATTCGTCGGTCGTCCGGTCAGTATTCTTGTACTAGTTGGATCTGTAAATGGTTTGATTTTACCGATTGCGTTAGGCGTTATGCTTATTGCGGCGTATAAAACGAAAATTGTAGGTGACTACAAACATCCATTGTGGATGACTATTTTTGGAATCATTATTGTTATCGCGATGTCGATTATGGGTGTTTACACCTTAATTGAAGGAATTCCTCAATTGTTTAAATAG